TGAACGACTCTATTGGAAACTTATCCTTGAGGATATGGATATTTCGTCCTTTAGCAGAAACAATTCCAGCTGTCACTGTTGAAGTTAAATTGAAAGGATTACCCACGGCTAGTACCCATTCCCCAACTTTTACCTCACTAGAATTACCCACAGCGATTGCAGGAAAGTTTTCAACATCAATCTTTATTACCGCCAGGTCTGTCGAAGGATCTGTACCTACAATATGTCCCTTGTAACTTCTTTTCTTATGAACCACTTCGATCTCATCTGCGTCCTCAATCACATGATTATTGGTAACGATATATCCGTCCTCCGAGAAGATCACGCCCGAACCCGTACTAATGCGCTGTGAAGTCCTGGGCTCAAAAAACCAGTCCATCCAGTGGCCAGTCCGATAATTGATGACGCTAAGATTCTTAATGAACACCACGCTGTTTGTGGATTGCTCTGAGGCATCTACAAAATCTTCGACCGGGAGTATATTGGAATTAGCCACAGAACTGTTCGAAACAAAATCAGACCTTTCCTGCGAGCTTTGTGAGCTTTCTATTCGGTTTTCTCCTTGATGCCTAAGTCCAGTGAATTCCGCGTACTCCAAAGTAAACCAGACACCAATTCCGGCAGATAAAAAAGCAACTAATCCTGTTTTTATATAATTAGACATGTTCATTCAATCGTTTTTTCAATTGAAAAATACGAAGTAATGACAAAGAAGTTAAAAGGAGGGTGTTAAAGATTGTTAAGCTATTTGCTCTTCAACCAGTCGAATGCTTCATCCACGCTCTGAAAGAATTTGTTGTGCGAAGCCTCCGGTATTTTGATAGTGTTCTGAATATCATCCACTGAGAATTTGGCGAACACATCCAAAGGAGAAACTGTTGCAGAATACTCAATACCCACTTTGATCATCTCCTTGGTAAAATCTCCAGCGATGTATCTCTGTGAGTTCTCGTCTAGTACCTCGATCTCCCGGGCATCGTAAAGCACTTTTCTTGCGCCTTCAAAAGTGACCGCATCAATGATGCGCTGAGCTACTGCTTTGATTTCATCATAGGTGCAAAATCCCGTCCAACGACTAGTGAGGATTTTGTTGATCGGGCTCCAAAAGACCTGAACATAAGGTTTGTTTAGATAAACCTTTGAGTCTTTAGGTATTTCAATTGAAGCATTCATTTTTCTTATGATCAAAAACTATAGCGTGTTAACAAAGTTAAAATCATTTTGAAATAAAAATATAATATTCAATTGACATTTTTTAGGCTAAAAATGCTTCCAACCCTGCGCTTGTAGTGAGACCGTGTTATTATTCTTGGTCACCATCTTTAGACCATTGGCTTTCTTATCTACATATCCAATGGTCGCGATATCTGGATGATTTTTGATTTTTTCAAAATCAGTTTGCCCGATAGTGAAAAGTAGTTCGTAATCTTCCCCACCATTCAGCGCACATGTCATAGGGTCCATGTTAAATTCCACAGCCGTGTCGTATGTCATTTTAGAAATTGGCAATTTATCCTCATAAATCGTGATCCCTACTTCAGAGTTTTTGGCAATATGAAACAGCTCAGAAGCCAAACCATCTGAAATATCAATCATAGATGTAGGCACCAAACCAAGATCCCCTAACTCATGAATCACATCCATTCTAGCAGAAGGCTTCAATTGTCGCTTCACGATGTAGTCGTACTTTTCCAAATCGGGCTGCATTTCAGGGTTTTCTTTAAAAACCGCTTTTTCTCTTTCCAATACCTGTAGCCCTAAGTATGCACCACCTAAATCACCAGTCACGCAGATAATGTCATT
The sequence above is drawn from the Reichenbachiella sp. genome and encodes:
- the thiL gene encoding thiamine-phosphate kinase, translated to MSEQPKRTEIGKIGEFGLIDQISSKFTNKNSSTLKGIGDDAAVFGSGDLLQLISTDMLLEGVHFDLSYMPLQHLGYKAVAVNISDIAAMNGLPKQITVSLGLSNRFSVEAIEELYKGIQFACEDFSVDLVGGDTTSSPSGLVISVSVIGEVSKDKVVYRKNAEENDIICVTGDLGGAYLGLQVLEREKAVFKENPEMQPDLEKYDYIVKRQLKPSARMDVIHELGDLGLVPTSMIDISDGLASELFHIAKNSEVGITIYEDKLPISKMTYDTAVEFNMDPMTCALNGGEDYELLFTIGQTDFEKIKNHPDIATIGYVDKKANGLKMVTKNNNTVSLQAQGWKHF